Proteins from a genomic interval of Ptychodera flava strain L36383 chromosome 7, AS_Pfla_20210202, whole genome shotgun sequence:
- the LOC139137050 gene encoding sulfotransferase 1B1-like encodes MADQEAEHVKFPRQYEHGGVTFLEFVNPDIVRDPGIVNCREDDVFVASYQKSGTTVTIEMVTLLLNGADVEANRSAPQNVRVPMVEFYFKMVIRFRWFFLFFMKIYSLLPESLHRYLKIPLLTPEELDSTDGLKFVEKLPKPRVIKCHLPYRFFPTQAIRKKCKIIYVARNPKDVVVSMRYHLKNLPPYFYWGPWDTFYRTFIDGKLCHGDWFDHVIEWWNHREDGNILFLKYEDLIKRPRETVRETARFLDVDVTPDMEDRILSHCSFKNMKENPSVNFGGSGFIRKGIIGDWTNYFTVAQDREFDKIYSERMRGTGLDFEW; translated from the exons ATGGCGGATCAGGAGGCTGAGCATGTTAAGTTTCCCAGACAGTACGAGCATGGCGGGGTGACGTTTTTGGAGTTCGTAAATCCTGACATCGTAAGAGATCCAGGAATCGTCAACTGCCGCGAGGATGACGTATTCGTGGCCTCTTACCAGAAGTCAG GTACAACAGTCACTATTGAGATGGTGACACTCCTCTTGAACGGCGCCGACGTGGAGGCTAATCGTTCTGCACCACAGAATGTACGAGTTCCTATGGTTGAGTTCTACTTCAAAATGGTCATTCG GTTTCGCTGGTTCTTTTTGTTCTTTATGAAGATCTACTCATTGCTGCCCGAGAGTCTTCACCGCTATCTGAAGATACCGCTGTTGACGCCGGAAGAGCTGGATTCTACGGACGGTCTGAAATTCGTAGAGAAGCTCCCAAAGCCAAGGGTCATCAAGTGCCATCTTCCGTATCGGTTTTTTCCGACTCAGGCGATTCGAAAGAAATGCAAG ATTATCTATGTCGCAAGAAACCCGAAAGACGTCGTCGTGTCCATGCGTTATCATCTGAAAAACCTTCCGCCGTACTTCTACTGGGGACCTTGGGATACGTTCTATCGGACGTTTATTGATGGGAAAT TGTGTCATGGAGACTGGTTTGATCACGTGATAGAGTGGTGGAATCATCGGGAGGATGGCAACATTCTTTTTCTCAAGTACGAAGACTTAATAAAG AGACCTCGTGAAACTGTCAGAGAAACAGCAAGGTTTCTTGATGTTGACGTGACCCCAGATATGGAGGACAGAATCTTGAGTCACTGCTCTTTCAAGAATATGAAGGAAAATCCATCGGTGAACTTTGGAGGCAGTGGCTTTATAAGGAAAG GTATAATTGGTGACTGGACTAACTACTTCACAGTGGCACAGGACAGGGAGTTTGACAAAATCTACAGCGAAAGAATGCGCGGGACCGGACTCGACTTCGAGTGGTGA
- the LOC139137049 gene encoding uncharacterized protein, whose translation MRTGKIRKGDEIIFCYKDSQSKDQDHAQNTYEDVLCSESLEQRRDQDTPKRNSTRDGSVENNAGRGSFNQDDEVEETGEKVNPLYNDGREMSEYEICEIDV comes from the exons ATGAG AACTGGAAAAATAAGGAAGGGAGATGAGATCATATTCTGCTATAAAG ATTCACAATCGAAGGACCAAGATCATGCCCAAAACACTTACGAAGATGTCTTGTGTAGTGAAAGCCTAGAGCAAAGGCGAGACCAGGACACGCCAAAGCGGAATTCAACACGTGATGGCAGTGTGGAAAACAATGCAGGGCGTGGTTCATTCAATCAGGATGATGAAGTCGAGGAGACGGGCGAAAAAGTCAATCCGTTGTATAACGATGGACGAGAAATGTCCGAATATGAGATCTGTGAGATAGATGTTTGA